In Apium graveolens cultivar Ventura chromosome 10, ASM990537v1, whole genome shotgun sequence, the following are encoded in one genomic region:
- the LOC141690961 gene encoding uncharacterized protein LOC141690961: MDTSKYCSYHDAKEHHTADCRQLKDEIEALTRKGKLTEWVIKEVRKHRTDYHTVPHPHCQKAMDRDSMEAKDKPLINVNHLSLRPLELFENEADEVVFKENDAKWVHYPHSDALVIKIKIGRVNVHQALVDNRSSTDVLTYDAYKKLGLLDRELTSTGGHLYGFTGNSIRVKGTIRLPVTLGKEPCMATQIVIFTVVDQPCAYNIIMGRPHMSAIRMALRAAQLWNTSKETVNPGESDVLMKEAEGRKIVRPEGHETCNMISFEELPEGYFENMGI, encoded by the exons ATGGACACTTCGAAGTATTGTTCATACCACGACGCAAAGGAGCATCATACAGCTGATtgtagacaattgaaagatgaaattgaggcGCTAACAAGAAAAGGGAAGCTTACGGAGTGGGTTATTAAAGAGGTTCGGAAGCACAGGACTGATTATCATACAGTCCCTCATCCACATTG CCAGAAGGCGATGGACAGAGATTCCATGGAAGCAAAGGACAAGCCCCTCATCAACGTCAACCATTTGAGCCTAAGGCCCCTAGAGCTCTTCGAAAATGAGGCTGACGAGGTTGTGTTTAAGGAGAACGATGCAAAATGGGTGCATTACCCCCATTCTGATGCTCTGGTCATAAAAATAAAGATTGGGAGAGTGAATGTTCATCAAGCATTGGTGGATAATAGGAGCTCGACTGACGTTCTAACCTATGATGCCTACAAGAAACTAGGGCTGCTGGATAGAGAACTAACCTCGACAGGTGGGCACTTGTACGGGTTCACGGGAAACTCAATTAGAGTAAAAGGGACGATCCGGCTCCCGGTGACCTTGGGAAAAGAACCTTGCATGGCCACCCAAATTGTCATATTTACAGTTGTAGACCAGCCTTGTGCCTACAATATTATAATGGGCAGGCCCCATATGAGCGCAATAAGGATG GCACTCAGGGCAGCACAGTTATGGAACACATCGAAGGAGACGGTCAATCCGGGTGAAAGTGATGTCCTCATGAAAGAGGCAGAAGGTAGGAAAATAGTACGTCCTGAGGGACACGAGACATGCAACATGATCTCATTCGAGGAATTGCCCGAGGGCTATTTTGAGAACATGGGGATTTAG